AGAGCTGCAACAGAAGCTATGAGGATGAAAAGAGAATGTTTTGAAGAATGAAAAATATACTTTTTGAGTGGTGTGATGAACCCCTGAGTTACCTCTCAGAATTAATTACACTATTTTGCTAGTATATAGACTTCCCTATCACTTTTGGCTCAATATGTCTCCTCTTTTTTTcataacacactggccatctcacACCAAAGTAGGGTGAACCGataaagaaactttcaccatcactcactccaataTCTTGTCAGAGGTGCACCAACAATATAGCTCATATGCCTCTCCAAATTGCATCAACCCAACCCATCCCTTAGAGTCCAGGCACTGCCCTTCTGACCTCCAGGACTAAGttttcttgaatcccttcataatgttACCGTGTTCACGCTCtgacagcacatcaagtcataatgatcacttgtctccactcattcctatttaacactaacactaatgtgcgcacacacacgtgcacacatgcacacacacgcacccatacacacacacagaagggtcaggggcgacatgataacaacatacaaaatactgcgtggaatagataaggtggacagagacgagATGTTCCgatgaggggacacagaaacaaggggtcacaattggaagctgaagacgagTCAtatggatgtcaggaagtatttcttcagacatagagtcatcaggaagtggaatagcctagcaagtgatgtagtggatgcaggaaccatacacagctttaagacgaggtatgacaaagctcaggaagcagagagaggacctagtagcgatcagtgaagaggcagggccaggagccgagtctcgacccctgcaaccacaattaggcgagtacaattaggtgagtatacacacacacctgttggatgtccaagctccttccatacaaaacctcctttaccccccttcctctaacctttcctgggatgacccctacccaccttccctcctctaGAGATTTATAAACCCTGCATGTTATTCTatttttaaccccccccccccctcagccctctgatcttcacataatattcacaccacacattactctcagacgtgacatctccactgcctccagcctcatcCTTGTGtcaacatttaaaacccatgcttcaaacccatatgtgttggtaccactatgctcTGATACAAACCCTTTTTGCATCTTtagataaaaaatttttttgtctccacagatacctcaatgtacTGCCCACCTTTTCTTCTTCGTCAATTTGATGGTTCatcttatctttcatagacccatctgtcaacacgtccactcctaaatatctgaacacattcacttcctttgTACTCCCTGCTTCCAAACAGATATCCCTCCACTCTAATGAAAATTGGGACAAGAAAAGGCATCTTTTCTTGTCCCAATTTTCATTGTGGATGCCTGTTGCTTATTGATGTATCCAGCTGAACCATACAGTTTCCCCTAGTCATAAACCAAGGTAGAGCAACTGGGAAAGGTGGCTATTGCTGGTCTATTGAACCATTAACAGAAAGTAAGTTTTCACACTTCAGAAACAATGCATTCTCTTGAAAAAAGTAcattaaaaattattttattaattaaaaagctTTCCTTTCCTTAACTGCAGTTTATTTGACTTTTAAAGATGGGTTAGAAGGTAAGAAAAATGATTAACAGAATGACGAGTTTAAACGCAAGGTAAAGGAGAACAAATTAGCTTAGGTAAGGCTTTTTATTGTAAAAATGATACAAAGAAGGCAGAATATAtggaaagagaagaaaaaaaaagaggttaAGGTGTACTGAGAGTACAAAAGGAAAGCAAATGAGAAACTGAGAAACAGTAAATTTTGACAAGAATAAGAAACAGTATTATAGAGATAAATAAGATGAGAAAACCTGGAGAGCAAATAGATAGTGCAGTTAAGGATAAAAAAAGAGGTAAGATCTTAAATGGGGATCTAAAAGTacagaaagataaaaaaaaaaattattttgaagtGTTAAACCTTTGGGGGTCACCAGgctctctcagagacttgttctcaggttcgccaaaatttcaaaaaaaaaaaaaaaaattcttgtgaaaagatagagaatcttttcccggtcataatgacaccaaaagtatgaaatttgatagaaaacttacggaattatgctctcgcgaagttagcagtcttgacgatgtttacgcatcggcgattttgcccgctttgagccctattttcggccaattccagtgtactagtcgacaaaaatcataactatttcgctagaactccatttttttctatcaaatgagtacaagaaaccacccatttaccgatttcaactatccaataaagtggtcagaatttagcaattttcccaatttcacacaaatttcaaaagatgccaatttccaaatagggtctagaataaacaagaaagacattcctgacactaaaataacatttcctctcttcattagtcatgtacccaggcccctcttacatttcttttgctttccactttgattttttattctcacaaaaaaaaataagagttactgttatgcagactactgcattagtgtagaaatggtataaataatatcggtgcacttgtgaaagaatattagactcaccagttgacgtgtattggacgcttagcatgatttgtttatttttgaactttggtaaaaatcaaacatttctgctactttgagctcaatttcaaggtacttttcattgtaaaaccagtcaaaatcatctcaatttctataatatgtcttccattctatacaatgagaccaggaaaactagaatacaacaataaataccatacgaaaatacagtgcaaagtcactgttttaaaccaaaaaaacggtcaaagtttttttttctcattatacactgtgctgcaggattttttttatactgcgcacactgacaacatagacccattctttcatatgtaggcctaccagctttctcttgctagatttgagggcgctagaatttgtgtgtactagtacgtcaaaaaccctggcgcataagccgtactagtacggccgaaaccccgaaagggttaaggaaGTTTACAGGATGTCCCAGGAAGAACTGGAAGGTGATGAAGTGGATACCTGACAGGCATATATGGAAGTGTTAATTAGAGCGAAAGgaaaagtgtttttgggtatctGATGTGATGCTGAgtttgagcaaggtaacatctatgAATGGTTTCAGAAAACCTGTTAGGCAGACTCAacttctggaggtggaaagtacatgCCTGTATTCGAAAGGACTAGTAACAACACAGTTCAACGGCTCCTTTGAATTGTAATGTCTATACATTTCTGGAAACACAGCTAGGAATGAGTTATGGTGAATGTGTTCCTCTAcctgggacaccctgccttgttggAAAATACCAAATGTATTAAATCTAAATAACTTTTTCTTGATGACTATTagcaatataaataataattttctCAGTAATATGAAAGGATAGGCTACATGTATGCTTGTTCATACTACAATATCCATTGATTATAATTTGAAAGCAATTTTGATAGAAAAAATATAGTGCCGAGTGCAATAGAACTAGCGTTTGAAATTGTCTACCGAATCAGCTGATAACTCTGTTAAATATTGCATTCTTAAATGTGCCTCAACAGGAATAACGATACAGTACTTaaaaaggctgttactgctattgtttcGTTTTTGCACTCAAAAGTACTGAAGAAGTATATAAAAAATGGAGAAAATGAAAAAGCAAAGAAATGTAGTTTGAAAATATACCCAGGAGGTGTACTAAATAAAAAATTGATGCAAGTGGAAGAAGCCAAGCAAGGTAAGGTGGTGtacagaataaataaataaaaaattatgaAGTTGAAGAACTGAAATCCTTCTAAAAAGAGGCAACCAGGTTTTTATGTTTATTAATGCACAGAAATAATGATGCAAAGGGTGTAATATAATGTAGaaagtaccatgatgtactctTGCAATTCGATGGGTCACTTGACTTGTGATGTGTATGCACTTCCAGCAAGACAGCTAGAGAATGATTGATGACTAATGTGTTTCATTCTTTTGAGTTGCCCTGTCTTAGCAGTAATTAGCCATTTTGTTAAAAAAGCAGAATTTATATAGGAAGAGAATGTCAGAAAAGCTTAATATCAGGCAATTCTTCTGGATAACAAAAGATAAACTTAAAAAATTCATTAGCACTTAAAAAATTCATTTGGAATTAACCTGCAGCATTACTGTACCAAGGGTGAACCTAAAAAGAATTATGAACATACCTATGGAATTGGAATCACATTCAGCAGGATTTATCGGTGACTGGCCAGCAGACTCGTCTATCTGAAGCTCTCCATCTGTTTCATCAGCAGCTTCTTGTTTGAATACCTtgaaagaaattaaaaattataAATGCGACAGGAAATGGTatattcaacaaactggctgtatcccaccaaggcagggtggcccaaaatgaaaaaggaaagtttctctcatgtgtggtgtgacctaaatgtaagaagtagcaagatgtacctgaaatcttgcatgtttgtgagatgaaaaaaggacaccagcaatcctaccatcatgtaaaacaattacaggtttctattTTACAGTCACTTGgtaggatagtagtacctccctgggtggttgttgtctaccaacctactacaggtccgccatcacaaatcagGCACTCAGACATCCAGTTTCATCAGTTATtgggcactaatttcagctagcataattccaaatttccagggtcgccacaaaaacctgctggtactgtttggtggtgctacttgttgcatgagtcattccaatttctttttctccatggttccaatgaataaaagaaatgcttctcgttgtgtaaagcacctacacagtacattgtccattaaagataaggtggctttgaagcctcTGTCAGTTGctatgagctcagtctcgtgatgcaggggaatatggtctattattatgctaatatcaacactacggcTTATTTGCCCATCACAATTGAtccaatatgacataataaacaatataaataacataaaaacatgttaaatactccagaatgaataacaTTTGGCATAATACCAAGCAATTcgatggaggtatgaagaggatatgggatacaagtaccattctcctatctcTGTCTTGGGggattatattagagaaaactgagtacagtggacccccgcataccgttggccttacataacgttaaatccgcataccactacattttatcgccaagattttgcctcgcataccgctaaaaaacccgctcaacgctgttcgtctgagacgcgtctatgtgcggcctgagccacactcacatgttccgccggtggcattgtttaccagccagcctccgcggtaacatccaagcatacaatcggaacattttgtattattacagtgtttttggtgattttatctgcaaaataagtgaccatgggccccaagaaagcttctagtgccaaccctacagcaataagggtgagaattactatagagatgaggAAAAAGATcactgataagtatgaaagtggagtgcgtgtctccgagctggccaggttgtataataaaccccaatcaaccatcgctactattggtggtacagctgctgctgctgctgtaccaccgtcagctgctgctgctgcactgtcagctgctgctgctactgctgtagcaccatcagctgctgctgcaccaccgtcagctgctgctgctgctgtagtaccgtctgctgctgctgtagcatcgtctgctgctgcagtagcatcgtctgctgctgctgttgtaccaccatcagctgctgctgctgctgttgctgtagtaccgtctgctgctactgtagtaccgtctgcggctgctgtagcatcgtctgctgctgctgtagcactgtcagctgctgctgctgtagcaccgttgttggtgtggcttattgagaataccaagaaacaattaaccccagaggatttgccacccaggataacccaaaaaagtcagtgtcatcgaagactgtctaacttatttccattggggtccttaatcttgtctcccaggatgcaacccacaccagtcgactaacacccaggtgaacagggaaaaatgcctggaactagtgctcatattggtgaatttaaagccagcaaaggttggtttgagagatttaagaatcgtagtggcatacacagtgtgataaggcctgttctggaagaaaaagCCAAACAGGACCttcagtactcaggaggaaaaggcactcccaggacacagtgtctcatcagtcattgctgcatcttcaataaaggtaagtgtcatttattcttcatttagtagagtagtacatgcacaatatatattgtgcatgtactactctactattgtgcatgtatccttctctttgtgtgtaggaaaatgtatatttcatgtggtaaaatttttttttcatacttttgggtgtcttgcacggattaatttgatttccattatttcttatggggaaaattcattggcataacgataatttcgcataacaatgagctctcttgcacggattaatatcgctatgcgggggtccactgtatagcacagggctaaccgTAATAtgctcgtactgcaccataaaactgaaacaaaaaagctattttctctacatagattatcacacacagcagcatgtgtgtagagaacctaggataacccaaaaaagtcagacaaagtggtttattgactcaagaaatcgtaatgacacgattgcaaacaaaccatacccccggccgggattgaacccgcggtctagtctcaaaactccagcccgtcgcgttagccactagaccagctagctggtctagtggctaacgcgacgggctggagttttgagactctagactgcgggttcaatcccggccgggggtatggtttaaagtGGTTTATTTCTAGTACGTGGCTTGGGCTAGCCTTatgtgatttttggtaaatattcgattcccagccagggtagaaacattgggcgtgtttctttacacctgttgtctatgttcacccatcagtaaatggatgcctgggtgtttgtggactggtgtggatcttatcctgggacactgacctaatttccctgaaatgcttagcataacaaagggctttctatatagtagtacatgtatgtcattgatgtcagttaggcctgtataccatgtacgtgtatgtgtagtaaataaagatattattattaatttttttctcggttgtttgttgggcaaACTtaatgaaacttgggcaatgtatgatgaaaagacgcttcttaacatacaccaaaaatgaaagaaatcagaccataaataatggagttcacttctcagccattagcagccCCATAGCAgcatatttttgtatgttttttatggttgtattctcatttttttttggtctcatttgatagaatggaagatatattacagaaatagatatgattttgattgctttcacaacgaaaagtaccttaaaattgtgCTCACAGTAGCGGATATGTTCGATTCTTtagcagtgttcaagagtaagcaaatgacGTCACCATCTAGTATGTGtgcgcctgccagtccaaattccaatatgtACGcggtcaagaatgggttgacattatttatacaattattacaataatgcagcagtctgcataacagcaaattttctatttttttgtgtgaataataattccaaatggtaagcaagagcaatataagaggggcctggagccatgactaataaacagagaaaatgttattttagtgccaggaatgtctgcgttgtttattctggaccctattttgaaaattggcatctgttgatatttgtgtgaaattggccaaactgccaatttctgaccactttattgggtaactgaaataggtgaatgggtgggttcttgtactcagtcaacagaatagaagtaagtaaataagtaagtttattcaagtatacacaaatccagttacatagattatcatacatagcagcatatgtatagagaacctaggataatccaaaatagtcagacaaagtgacttatttctagtacttggcttgggcttgccatatatgatttgtttgttgggctattttattgaaacttgggcactgtatgatggaaagatgctttttAATGTACACCACAAAAAAAaatggacgataaataagggagttcacttctcagccattagccgcctctttgcggaatatttttgtatggtttttatggttgtattctcgttttttttggtagaatggaagatatattacagaaatagatacgattttgattggtttcacgatgaaaagtaccttgaaattgagctcaaactagtggaaatattcgatttttgccgatgttcaatgaactttgtgcaaGTTGGTTAATTTAATAAGCATATTCTAACcgaaccactctgtaatccagcacactacaggtcggAATGATgttggatttgtgatggaggacctgtacctaGGGAAATAGTATATATTTCACTTTATTTTTAGCCAATTCAATCATTATTAAAATGTTTAAAAGCACTTGGGTACAGAACTGTAATCACGAAATACTGTTTTTAATTACAGTTCATCTTCAGTACTGTAAAACCTCAATTTAACAGTTTTTAAATTTAATGGATGAAATCTGTGGCCAGACAACATTCAGAAGCAATGGACATAGTCCATTAAATACAGAAATGTCTGTCATTGTTGCAGTCCACTAGGTAAATTTATTTctgaatttaacccttaaactgtccaaatgtagatctacatttgcttGCATAgcactccgaacatagatctacattttttacattctttcttatggagaaaatcaaggtcggagcgctatgcgcacaaacatagatctacttttgggcagtttaagggttaatggacCCAATCCATTAAATCCGAAAATTGTTCGTTACTCTTACAACCATGTAAAAATATTCTCATACAGTAATATGGATTTAAcagaccccccctcccccacaatccCCAACAGTCCATTAAATTGAGAGTTTACTATATTAGCAAAAACCAAAACATCACTTTTTAACAATACTGTATACAATACTGAACAAACAAATGTACTGTAATTAAATTGATTGAATTATAAGCTTTTGGATGAATGTATCATCTTCTTAGTTTCTCACCTCAATTGGCACTGCTGGAACTGCTGGTGAGGGTTGAGATGTTTCACTTGGTGGTGTATCATTcagggaagcaggtggtgtgagaggcagagtgGCTGTGTGTTCTTCATGACGGGACCGCTTCTTTTGTGGACCCAGATTTGTTGTACCTACTTCCACCCTCTTCATACTCCCAGTGGACATGTGTCTCACCATTCCTGACCCTGTTCTTCCAGTACTCATACCTCTATTAGTTGTCATTCTGGGATGATTGATAACTGTGGTTGGAATAGTTATTGCACCTAATGTGTTAGCTACTGGATTAGGCACTGAGACATTGCCAGGAGCATGCTCCAAGAGAGGAATGCATCGTTCAAGCAGCTGACGTTTGGTGAAGCTGTTGATGGCATTAGAGTCTGCCAACCCTTTTACCCTGAGAGTTTCTGCAACTTTTAGAAGAGCTGCTAGTTGCTCTTGACTTACATTAACCTCTCCCCTATACATAAATGTCACAAGTGCCTCCACTGCTGAGTAAGGTAAATCATGCAGCAAAATTAGTGGATGTGGATGGCTGCTGTGATCCCGAAGAATATTTTCAAAATATGAAGAACACGCAGATAGCACCACTTTATGGCAGTCTAACCTCTGACCCTCCACCACCAAGCTAACATCCACAAATGTTCCTGCCATCCAGAGCTTGTGAAAAACATGTTGTAGTGTTGATTGGTAGTTATTCCAACGTAAACAAAACTGCTGCCCAGGATCCATCTTTCCTCAACCCTCACCACATAATCTGCAAATGAAAGTTCACATTTTTAAAACAACTGATCCATCAAAAACATGATTACTGCAATATGATACAATCATAATTTAAAATACTGTGACATTAAACTCCCCAGAAGTAAACATTATAATATTAACTCACTCTAGTTAACTTATCATTTAACAAGGCCACATTTAAATAACCCAATATAAAGTACATTATTTAAATTTAAAGTCTCTGTCAAGAaatttaaattaatatttttcaCAACTCCACAAATACACTAGCAATTGGGTACTAAAAACATTTACTGGTAAGGCTAGTTGTATCAATGGAGCCCATTTGCATTTGTCCATATTaaagtgcatctgccacttctttgAACACAACATTAACTTATCCAGATCCTCATGTAACACTCTGGCATCATCAGAAATTATTTGTTagcctatttttgtgtcatcagaAAACATGTTCATGTCACTATTTACTCCCACATCTATGTCGTCAATGTGTACTGCAGCCCACTAGTGATCCCTGTagaacatcactagtaacacggTGGCCTGaggcctggtaggcaacactcGTTTCACGtgttgagtgtccatggttcaatcctcggcaagggtagaaacactggatgtgtttccttgcacctgttgtcccgttcacctagcaagcaagtaggtacctgggtgttattcaacTGGTGTGAGTCCCATCCTGAGGGATAAGATTGAGGATCCCAGTGAAAATAAGACACAGTCCCTCaatgatgcactgcctttcttAGGTCATCCTCAGTGGccaaccctccagggttaaaaatccaaacaaaatcttatcttaacaagtCCCCATTCTAATCTCTCATTCATGCAAACCTCTCTGTTGCTATATCACTCTTATCTTATCAACCATGTCTCAATCCAGGTGATAATCTCTCCGATTCCAAGTGGCTCTCTTGCTTCAAAAGTCACTtctgtggaactctatcaaacaCC
The sequence above is drawn from the Cherax quadricarinatus isolate ZL_2023a chromosome 50, ASM3850222v1, whole genome shotgun sequence genome and encodes:
- the LOC128695465 gene encoding protein abrupt-like, which gives rise to MDPGQQFCLRWNNYQSTLQHVFHKLWMAGTFVDVSLVVEGQRLDCHKVVLSACSSYFENILRDHSSHPHPLILLHDLPYSAVEALVTFMYRGEVNVSQEQLAALLKVAETLRVKGLADSNAINSFTKRQLLERCIPLLEHAPGNVSVPNPVANTLGAITIPTTVINHPRMTTNRGMSTGRTGSGMVRHMSTGSMKRVEVGTTNLGPQKKRSRHEEHTATLPLTPPASLNDTPPSETSQPSPAVPAVPIEVFKQEAADETDGELQIDESAGQSPINPAECDSNSIDPLGDAETEDECFQRVSNEVPSTVQHDVHSTVASNIQPSLTQEICDPSRPFQQINQPPVDGVTKERCGGVGGKSCERTYTHLDLEEGIEAVLLGHLTPAKAIAQYRIPRRTFFRRLSAVRKSRGIPSAKENAADHFLTGASAGGETTTQLIIPVSDSSGSFAASIKIKSEKPVLIAPKDGKIKLKKGEGVVMAPNNSYFSLLNLAATNNYDAYLNYLKLVAQQDDNANPEEVIEALRKGQVKEVKPAVDDNRNVSEAALALVAHNVSAD